The nucleotide sequence AAGGTCTGGCGGCAGCGCGACTCGGTCGACAAGGGCCGCCTCTCCACCTACGAGGTCGACGCCGACGAGGACATGTCGTTCCTCGAGATGCTCGACGTGCTCAACGAGCGGCTGATCCTGTCCGGCGACGAGCCGGTCGCGTTCGACCACGACTGCCGTGAGGGCATCTGCGGTGCCTGCAGCATGGTGATCGACGGCCAGCCGCACGGCCCGCAGCGGGCGACCACCACCTGCCAGCTGCACATGCGGCACTACAACGACGGCGACACCATCGTCGTCGAGCCGTTCCGGTCCGGCTCGTTCCCGGTGATCAAGGACCTGATCGTCGACCGCGGTGCCTTCGACAAGATCATCCAGGCCGGTGGGTACGTCTCGGTGAACACCGGTTCGGCACCCGAGGCGAACGCGAACGCGGTGCCCAAGGCGCACGCCGACCGCTCGTTCGCGGCGGCGAACTGCATCGGCTGCGGTGCCTGCGTTGCGGCGTGCCCGAACGGATCGGCGTCGCTGTTCCTGGGGGCCAAGCTGACCCACCTGGGGGAGCTGCCGCAGGGCCAGCCGGAGCGTTACGACCGGGTCGTCAACATGGTCGAGATGCACGAGGACGCCGGCTTCGGCGGCTGCACCAACACCGGTGCCTGCGCGGTGGCCTGCCCGAAGGAGATCCCGCTCGACGTGATCTCGCAGCTCAACCGGGACTACCTCGGCGCGACCGTGGGTGGCCGCAGGAAGTGAGACGCCCGCCCGGGCGCGGCACGAGTACCGCGCCCGGGCGCCGGTTCGCACCCGCCCCCGGTACGCCTGCACGCAGGCGCACCGGGGGCGTCGTCGTCGGGGGGCCGGAGCGGCCGTGCTCAGATCAGCCCGAGCGCCAGCATCGCCTCGGCGACCCGGGCGTAACCGGCGATGTTCGCACCGGCCACGTAGTCACCGGGACAGCCGTACTCGGCCGCGGTGTCGTGACAGCGGTCGTGCACATCGGTCATGATCTCGCGCAGCCGGTCCTCCGAGTACTCGAAGCTCCACGAGTCGCGCGAGGCGTTCTGCTGCATCTCCAGCGCGGATGCGGCGACCCCACCGGCGTTGGCGGCCTTGCCCGGCGCGAAGACCACGCCGGCCTCGCGCAGCACCCGCACCGCGTCCGGGGTGGTCGGCATGTTCGCGCCCTCGGCGACGAGCAGACAGCCGCCCTTGGCCAGTGCGCGGGCCCCGTCGGCGTCCAGCTCGTTCTGGGTGGCCGAGGGCAGCGCGACCTGGCAGGGAACGTCCCAGATCGACCGGGTCGACGAGAACTCGGCGTGCCCGATCCGATCGGTGTAGCCGCTGATCCGTTCCCGGCGGACCTCCTTGAGGTCCTTGAGCACCTCGAGATCGATGCCCTTGGGGTCGTGCACGACGCCGCCGGAGTCGGACACGGCCACCACCCGGCCGCCGAGCTGGTGCACCTTCTCCACGGCGTACACGGCGACGTTCCCGGAGCCGGAGACGACGACGTCCTTGCCCTCCAGGGAGTCCCCGCGCAGCTCCAGGGCCCGTTGCGCGAAGTAGGTGCAGCCGTAGCCGGTCGCCTCCCGGCGGACCTGGGCGCCGCCGAAGGACAGCGCCTTGCCGGTGAGCACGCCGGACTCGTAGCGGTTGGTGATCCGCTTGTACTGGCCGAACAGGAAGCCGAGCTCCCGGGCACCGACACCCATGTCACCGGCCGGGACGTCGGTGTACTCGCCGAGGTGGCGGTGCAGCTCGGTCATGAAGCTCTGGCAGAAGCGCATGACCTCGCGGTCCGACCGGCCGCGCGGATCGAAGTCCGAGCCACCCTTGGCGCCGCCGATCGGCAGCCCGGTCAGCGCGTTCTTGAAGATCTGCTCGAAGCCGAGGAACTTGACGGTCCCCAGCAGCACCGTCGGGTGGAAGCGCAGTCCGCCCTTGAACGGCCCGAGCGCGCTGTTGAACTCCACCCGGAACCCACGGTTGATGTGGATGTCACCGTCGTCGTCCTCCCACGGCACCCGGAAGATGATCTGTCGCTCGGGCTCGCAGATCCGCTCGACTATCCGCGCCTGGGCGTACTCCGGGTGCTTGTCCACCGCGGGGCCGATGCTCTCGAGCACCTCCCGGACGGCCTGGTGGAACTCGGACTCCCCGGGATTGCGGTCCAGTACCCGCTGGTGGATCGACTCCAGTGTGGCGTGCATCGGTTTAACCTGCGCTCCTCCCGAACCGCGTCCGCCGCGGCCCGCCCGCCATCAGAACATTGACGAGGATGTAACGCGGCGAAGACTCGGTCACAGTCGATGAGTGCCCCAGTACTGTGAGGCACGTCTCGATACGGGGGTCCATCACGAGGTCGACGTAGATCACATGTGAGCTGCGTCGTACTCTCTGGCCAGTCACGCTCCTCGTGTGACGACGACAGAGGACACGGCGCCGTGTCCGGGACCCGTTCGGGCCGCGGTGCCGCGAGACGACAGGAGTCCCCGCGCGTGTCATCCACCACTGACACCAGCGGCAGCCCCGGTGCAGGCCGGGCCACGATCGCCGCGCGCACGTTGCGCACCGACCGTTGGTGGCTGCCACCGCTCGCGACGTTCGTCGCCTTCGTGGCGTGGGTCGCCTACGCGACCGTACGGGCGTTCATGCAGCAGTACTACTACGTCGAGGAGTACGGCTACCTGACGCCGTTCTACTCGCCGTGTGTCTCGGTGGGCTGCATCCCGGAGGCGTCGCACTTCGGGCAGTTCACGCCGGACGTCTGGTGGCTGCCCTACGCGGCGGTCTCGCTGCCGTTCCTGCTGTTGTTCCGGCTGACCTGCTACTACTACCGCAAGGCGTACTACCGGGCGTTCTGGCTGTCCCCGCCGGCCTGCGCGGTCGCCGAGCCGCACAAGCGCTACACCGGAGAGACCCGGTTCCCGCTGCTGCTGCAGAACGCGCACCGCTACTTCTTCTACATCGCCGGCCTGATCACCCTGATCAACGCCTACGACGCCGTAGCGGCGTTCAGCAAGCCCGGTGGTGGTTTCGGGCTGGGGCTGGGCAACATCATCCTGGTCGCGAACGTCGTCCTGCTGTTCGGCTACACGCTGTCCTGCCACTCCTGCCGCAGCGTGGTCGGTGGCCGGTTGAACCACTTCTCGAAGCACCCGGTCCGCTACAAGTTGTGGGGCTGGGTCTCGAAGCTCAACACCCGGCACATGGCCTACGCCTGGGCGACCCTGGCCAGCCTCGCGCTGACCGACTTCTACGTCATGGCCGTCTCCGCCGGCTGGATCACCGACCTGCGGATCGTGGGGTGAACTCGAACATGACCGACGAGCAGATCGAACGTCACGAGTACGACGTCGTGGTGATCGGGGCCGGCGGCGCCGGCCTGCGTGCCGCGATCGAGGCCCGGCTGCAGGGCAAGCGCACCGCGATCATCTCCAAGTCGCTGTTCGGCAAGGCGCACACCGTGATGGCCGAGGGCGGCTGCGCGGCGTCGATGGGCAACGCCAACCCGAACGACAACTGGTCGGTGCACTTCCGGGACACGATGCGCGGCGGCAAGTTCCTGAACAACTGGCGGATGGCCGAGCTGCACGCCACCGAGGCCCCGGACCGGGTCTGGGAGCTGGAGACCTACGGCGCGCTGTTCGACCGCACCGAGGACGGGAAGATCAGCCAGCGCAACTTCGGCGGGCACACCTACCCGCGGCTCGCGCACGTCGGTGACCGCACCGGCCTGGAGCTGATCCGCACCCTGCAGCAGAAGGTCGTCTCGCTGCAGCAGGAGGACTTCGCCGAGACCGGCGACTACGAGTCCCGGATCCGGGTCTTCCACGAGTGCACGATCACCGAGCTGTTCACCACCAGCCCGGGCCCGGGTGTCCCGGACGGTCGACCGGCGATCGCCGGCTGCTTCGGTTACTTCCGCAACGACGGCCGGTTCGTCCGGTTCGACGCACCGGCGATCGTGCTGGCAACCGGTGGGGTCGGGAAGAGCTACTCGGTCACCTCGAACTCCTGGGAGTACACCGGCGACGGGCACGCGCTGGCCCTGCGCGCCGGCGCGACGCTGATCAACATGGAGTTCCTGCAGTTCCACCCGACGGGCATGGTGTGGCCGCCGTCGGTGCGTGGCCTGCTGGTCACCGAGTCGGTCCGCGGTGACGGCGGGGTGCTGCGCAACACCGACGGCAAGCGGTTCATGTTCGAGTACGTGCCGGACGTGTTCAAGGAGCAGTACGCCACCTCCGAGGAGGAGGGCGACCGCTGGTACACCGATCCGGACAACAACCGGCGCCCACCGGAGCTGCTGCCCCGCGACGAGGTGGCCCGGGCGATCAACTCCGAGGTCAAGGCCGGGCGCGGGACCGAGCACGGTGGGGTGTTCCTCGACGTGTCGACCCGGCTCAAGCCCGAGGAGATCCTCAAGCGGCTGCCGTCGATGCATCACCAGTTCAAGGAGCTGGCCGACGTCGACATCACCTCCGAGCCGATGGAGGTCGGCCCGACCTGTCACTACGTGATGGGCGGCGTCGAGGTCGAGCCGGACACCGCGATGTCGAAGGTTCCCGGCCTGTTCGCCGCGGGCGAGGTCGCGGGCGGCATGCACGGTTCGAACCGGCTCGGCGGCAACTCGCTGTCGGACCTGCTGGTGTTCGGCCGTCGCGCCGGACTGCACGCCGCGCAGCACGCCGACGCGGGCCGGCCCGCCGTGGCCGAGGCCGACGTCGCCGCCGCGCTGGAGCGGGCGATGCTGCCGTTCTCCAGCGCCGCCGAGGGCGGGGAGAACCCGTTCGTCGTGCAGCAGGAGCTGCAGAAGACGATGCACGAGCTCGTCGGGATCATCCGCAAGGGCGAGGAGATGGAGCTCGCCCTGAAGAAGCTCGAGGACATCGCCACCCGCACCCGCACCGTCTCGGTGGAGGGACACCGGCGGTTCAACCCGGGCTGGCACCTGGCCCTGGACCTGCGCAACATGCTGCTCGTCGCGCTGTGCACCGGGAAGGCGGCGCTGGAGCGCCAGGAGTCCCGCGGCGGGCACACCCGCGACGACTTCCCGGTGATGGACTCGGACTGGCGGCACCTGCTGCTGGTCTGCAGTGCGCTGGGGGAGGACGGGATCGAGCTCACCCGCCAGGAGCAGATCCCGATGCGGCCGGACCTGTTCGACCTGTTCGAGCTCGACGAGCTGAAGAAGTACTACACCGGTGACGAGCTGGGCGGCCACCGCGCCGGCGCCGGCGCCGGCTCCGGTTCCGGGGAGGGCCAGGCATGACCAGCACGGAGAAGGGCACCCACCTCCAGCACTTCCGCGTCTGGCGTGGCGACGACACCAAGGGCGAGCTCGTCGACTACCCGGTCGAGGTGAACGAGGGCGAGGTCGTCCTCGACATCATCCACCGGCTGCAGGCCACCGAGGCGAACGATCTCGCCGTGCGCTGGAACTGCAAGGCCGGCAAGTGCGGATCCTGCTCGGCGGAGATCAACGGCCGGCCCCGGCTGCTCTGCATGACCCGGATGAACACCTTCGCCGTGGACGAGGTCGTGACGGTCACGCCGCTGCGGACCTTCCCGGTGATCCGGGACCTGGTGACCGACGTGTCGTTCAACTACACGAAGGCCCGGGAGATCCCCTCGTTCACCCCGCCGGAGGGGCTGGAGCCGGGGGAGTACCGGATGCAGCAGATCGACGTCGAGCGGAGCCAGGAGTTCCGCAAGTGCATCGAGTGCTACCTGTGCCAGAACACCTGCCACGTGGTCCGCGACCACGAGGAGAACAAGGAGGCGTTCGCCGGTCCGCGCTACCTGATGCGGGTGGCCGAGCTGGACATGCACCCGCTCGACGCGCACGGCAACCGGGCCGCCGAGGCGCAGGAGGAGCACGGTCTGGGCTTCTGCAACATCACCAAGTGCTGCACCGAGGTCTGCCCCGAGCACATCAAGATCACCGACAACGCGTTGATCCCGATGAAGGAACGGGCGGTCGACCGCAAGTACGATCCGCTCGTCTGGCTGGGGGACAAGATCTTCCGCCGCAAGGACTCCTGACCCGGTCCGGCGGGTGACCGATCGGCATCCGATCCGCGGCCCCCGGACGTCCTCGTCCGGGGGCCGCGGTGTGCAGCCGGACCACCTGCCCCACCGGTGGGCCGGACCCGCCTCGTCGGGTAGGGCGCGGCGGGCCGCTGGACCGTGACGGAGGCGGATCGAACCCCACCCGGCCGGGGGCCGCTGCTCGGCTACAATCGCGTGATCGCCGAACCGGACGCGACGACAGGTCGCCTCCGTCGGCGAGAATCCGCTCCTGGTCGTCGATCCGGCCGGTTCGGGCCGTTCCGTCGCCTTCACCTCGGACCCGGCACCGCACCGGGCACCCCCCGAGCTCGTGGGGTGGGCGCACGACCGGGATCCGTGGGCCGTCGGTGCTCGGCTGGGCGGCCGGAGCTCGTACACAGGAGGTCCAGGTCGTGTCGCGCCGCCGCCCCACGATGAAGGACGTCGCCGAACACGCGAACGTCTCGGTCAGCACGGTGAGCTACGTGCTCAACGACAGCGGGCCGGTCGCGCAGGAGCGCCGCAACCGGGTGCTGGACGCGATCCGGCTGCTGGACTACTCGCCCAACCAGTCGGCCCGCAGTCTCAAGCGTCGCTCCGCCTCCACCGTGGCGATGGTCGTGCCCGACCTGACCAACCAGTTCTTCGCCCTGGTCACCGAGGGGGTACAGCGGGCCGCGTCGTCGCTCGACGTGCTGGTCGTGCTGATCGTCCCGGATGGGACCGAGGCGGCCGAGGAGAAGCAGGCGAAGCTGCTGCGCAGCCAGCGTGTCGACGGGGTGATCTACCTGTCGGGCACCGGATCGATGCCCGCGTCGATCTACGATCTGGCCCGCTCCGGCCCGGTCGTGCTGGTCGACGAGCAGATCCCCGGCCGCGACCTGCCCGCGGTCATCTGCGACTCCCGGCGCGGTGCGCGTGAGGTCGCGACGTACGTCCTGGATCAGGGGCACCGGCGGCTCGCCGTGGTCGGCGGCCCACCCGCGCTGTGGACGGCGCAGCAGCGTCTCGCCGGCTACCGGGAGGCCTTCGCCTGGGCCGGGATCGACCCGGACTCCGTCCCGGTGTATCCCGGTGACTACCGGGAGGAGTCGGGCGCCGCGGCGGCGGACACATTGCTCGCGCTGCCCGAGGCCGAGCGGCCGACGGCGCTGCTGTGCGCGAACGACCTGATGGCCATCGGGGCGATCGAGCGGCTCACCGGGCACGGTCTGTCGGTTCCGCGCGACATCAGCGTGGCCGGGTTCGACGACCTCCCGGTCTCGCGGATGCTCACGCCGAAGCTGACCAGCGTGCGCCAGCCGGCACACGAGATGGGCTACCGCGCGGCGATGGCGCTGTTCCGGCTGATCGACGGCGAGAGCGAGACCGTCGACGAGCAGCTCCCGGTCACGATCCAGATCCGCGAGAGCGTGCGACCTCCGAGGTGAGGCCGCGCCGGCCGAGGTCGCGGCGTGCGGGACGGATGTCGCGACGGCGCCGGCCGATGGCATCTGCGGCGGCACGTCGACCGGCGGCCGGCCACACCCGCGGGTCCGGGAAGCACCTCGCCCGCTGGAGAGCTCAGCAGAACTAGAAACGTTCATGGTTCAGGAGTTGTTGGGACTCGTGCACGGCCCACTCCGGCGCGGGTCGGTACGTGCGACCAGGCTCGGGCGGCTGTGGCCGCGGCCTCTTCACCAGTGCTTACGACATGCGAGGCGCCCCGGGGTGCCCGACTTCGGTTGGCCTGACCTGTCATCTCGGACGGCTCGGGCTCGTCAGATGGGTTGACGGTCACACTAGAATCGTTACAGTCGTGTGTAATCTGCCCTCGTCATCTGGTGGCCGCTCAGGTGCATGGGCGAGGCTGCAGTCCCGCGCGGGTCAGCGGTTCTCCCGCGCGAACGACGGCGCTCGGCAGGGCGCTCGGCACGACAGGCGGTCGCATTCGAGTCATCGGCGCGGCTGGTCGGTAGAAACGACTCTCATAGAAGGTGAGACGGACCCGATGGGCTACCTGGACAACCTGATCATCAACACCGACAACTACAAGCACTGTCACTATCCGCTCTATCCGCCGGGTACGGAGTACGTGTCGAGTTACATCGAGTCGCGTGGTGGGGCGTGGCCGGTGACGCAGTTCGTGGGTCTGCAGGCGTATCTGCGGGAGTGTCTGATGCGGCCGGTCACGCTCGAGGACATCGATGAGGCCGAGTTCGTGGTGCGTGAGCAGGGGATGCATTTCAACCGGGAGAACTGGTTGGGGATCCTGAATGATCATGGCGGGTATCTGCCGGTGGAGATCGAGGCGGTCCCGGAGGGTATCGTGCTGCCGGCTCGTAATGTGTTGGTTCAGTTGATCAACACGGATCCGAAGTATTTCTGGGCGACGAGTTTCTTCGAGACGGCGTTGTTGCGTGCGGTGTGGTATCCGACGACGATCGGTACGGTGAGTTGGTTGTCGAAGATGGTGATCAAGGAGGCGTTGGCGCGTACTTCGGACAATCCGCAGTTGCTTCGTAATATTCTGCATGATTACGGTGCTCGTGGGGTGAGTTCGCAGCAGTCGGCGGCGTTGGGTGGGTTGGCGCATCTGGTGAATTTCGATCAGAGTGACACGGTTCCCGGGATCCTGGCGGCGAAGCGGTTCTACAACGCCGGCAAGGTCTCGAACTCCGGTCCGAACTCCGAGCACGCCGGGTTCTGCGCATGGGGGCGGGAGCACGAGGCCGACGCCCTGCGCAACATGCTGCAGGTGTTCGCCCCGGAGGGCTGCGCGCTGCTGCTGACCGACACCTACGACCACGAGCACTGTGTCAAGAAGATCATCGGCGTGGAGCTGAGGGAGGAGGTCCGCAACTTCCCCGGTCTGGTCGGTGTGCGGCCCGATTCCGGAGACATCGTGCAGGTCACCGCGGACACCACCGAGTGGCTGATGGAGTCGTTCGGTTACGAGACGAACAGCAAGGGGTTCAAGATCCTCCCGCCGTTCGTCCGGGTGGTGCAGGGTGACGGTGTGAACTTCCACAGTCTTCCGCAGGTCTACATGGAGCTGGAGCGTCGTGGTCTGGCTGCGGACAATGCGGTGTTCGGGATGGGTGGTGGTCTGTTGCAGCACTGGAATCGGGACACGATGAACTTCGGTCAGAAGGCTTCTGCGGTGCGGGTGAACGGTGAGTGGCGTGACATCGCCAAGTCGCCGACCGGTGCCGGGTTCAAGGCCTCCAAGGCCGGTCGGCTGGCCCTCAAGTATGAGAACGGTACTTACACCACGGTTCCGAAGGGTTCGATCCCGGAGTCGGAGAACGTGCTGCAGCCGGTGTTCCGTGACGGCAAGCTGCTCAAGAAGTGGGACTTCACCGAGGTGATCGCGAACGCCGAGCGGGACGTGCCGGAGGAGTACTACATCGGACACGTCGGCCTGATGCGGACGGTGTCGGACGAGACGGCCGTGACCGCCGCCATCGCCTGACCCGGCCGGTACCGGAGCGCGGCGGGCCCCGTCGCGCTCCGGTGCGGTCACGCACGGACCGGCGCACAGAACGACCTGGAGAGCAACAGCGATGAAGCGGCTGCACGTGTTCGACATGGACGGGACCCTGCTGCGTGGTGCGGCATCGGTGGAGCTGTCCCGCCACCTCGGCCGGTTCGAGGCGGCCGACCGCATCGAGCAGGAATGGGGCCGCGGCGAGATCGGATCGGTGACCTTCTGGGAGCGGATGCTGCCCTTGTGGCGCGACGTCTCAGAGGACCGGATCGACGCGGCGTTCCGGTCCTCGGCCTGGCTGGACGGCGTGCCCGAGGTGTTCGCCGACATCCGCGGCCGTGGTGAGATGGTCGCCGTCATCTCCCAGTCCCCGCACTTCTTCGTCCGACGGCTGACCGGCTGGGGAGCACACCGGACCTATGGGTCGGCCGTCGAACCCGGCGCAGCGGTCGCCGAGGACGGGCTGCTGACCCTGCAGCACAAGGTCGACATCACCACCGGCCTGCTCGACGAGCTCGGACTCCAGGAGCGCGACTGCGTCGCCTACGGAGACTCCACCTCGGACCTGCTGCTGTTCGACCGGCTCCCGAACACCGTCGGCGTGAACTGCAACGACGAGGTGCGGGCCAGGGCGTCGGTCTGCTTCACCGGAGACGACCTGCGCGGCGCCTATGCGCTGGGCAGGCAGCTGCTGGAGCGGGCCGCGACCGGGTCCGGCCCGTGATCTCGCCGGGCGTCGACGGCACCGACACGATCCCGCTGTACCCCGCCGAACCCCGAGGCGCCGCCCGGCACCCCCGCTCGCCGGCTCCGCCCGCCGGATCCGCACCGACAGCTCGGGCGGCGAGCTCCCCGGCGACGACCACCCGTTCCGAACGCCCTCCTGGAGGCGGACCGATGACCTCGATCAGCACACTCTGCGTCTTCTGCGGTTCCAATCCCGGACGAGTTCCGGAATACGTCGCGGCCGCCCGCCGGCTCGGCGCGCTGCTCGCCGACGCGGGCATCGGGCTGGTCTACGGCGGCGCGAGCGTCGGGACGATGGGTGAGCTCGCCGACGCGGCGCTGGAGCGTGGCGGCCGGGTGGTCGGGGTGATCCCGGAGCATCAGCTGGCCGGCGAGATCGCGCACGACGGGCTGACCGAGCTGCACGTCGTCGGATCGATGCACGAGCGGAAGGCGATGATGGCCGAGCTGTCCGACGGGTTCGTCACGTTGCCCGGCGGGATCGGCACACTCGAGGAGTTCGCCGAGGCACTGACCTGGTCGCAGCTGGGTCTGCACGCCAAACCGGTCGGGCTGCTCGACACCGCCGGCTACTACCGGGACCTGCTGGCCTTCTTCGACCATGCCGTCGCCGAGGGGTTCCTGCGGGCCGCGGACCGCGCGCTCGTCCGCTCCGGGCCCGATCCGGAGACCCTGCTCGCCGAGCTGCGGGCTGCGAGCGCCCCGACGGACCGGCGCTGGCAACCGGTCGGCGACGACGGCTGAGCCGCTCGCCCCGGTCTCAGCCGCCCATCGAGCGGCGGATCTCCGCCAGCCGGTCGGCGGCCTTGCGCTCCCGGTCGGCGAACGCGTCCTGGGCCTCCTGCGCCTTCCCGTCGTCGCCGGCGAGCTCCTCCGCGGCGGCCGCCGTCGCGGCCCGGCCCTCGATCCGGTCGCGGACGAACTCGAAGGTGGGCACACCGTCGTCGGTGTAGTCGGTCCGGTGCTGGGTGACGGGCTGCTGATCGG is from Pseudonocardia autotrophica and encodes:
- a CDS encoding LacI family DNA-binding transcriptional regulator; translated protein: MSRRRPTMKDVAEHANVSVSTVSYVLNDSGPVAQERRNRVLDAIRLLDYSPNQSARSLKRRSASTVAMVVPDLTNQFFALVTEGVQRAASSLDVLVVLIVPDGTEAAEEKQAKLLRSQRVDGVIYLSGTGSMPASIYDLARSGPVVLVDEQIPGRDLPAVICDSRRGAREVATYVLDQGHRRLAVVGGPPALWTAQQRLAGYREAFAWAGIDPDSVPVYPGDYREESGAAAADTLLALPEAERPTALLCANDLMAIGAIERLTGHGLSVPRDISVAGFDDLPVSRMLTPKLTSVRQPAHEMGYRAAMALFRLIDGESETVDEQLPVTIQIRESVRPPR
- a CDS encoding LOG family protein, whose amino-acid sequence is MTSISTLCVFCGSNPGRVPEYVAAARRLGALLADAGIGLVYGGASVGTMGELADAALERGGRVVGVIPEHQLAGEIAHDGLTELHVVGSMHERKAMMAELSDGFVTLPGGIGTLEEFAEALTWSQLGLHAKPVGLLDTAGYYRDLLAFFDHAVAEGFLRAADRALVRSGPDPETLLAELRAASAPTDRRWQPVGDDG
- a CDS encoding succinate dehydrogenase/fumarate reductase iron-sulfur subunit, with product MTSTEKGTHLQHFRVWRGDDTKGELVDYPVEVNEGEVVLDIIHRLQATEANDLAVRWNCKAGKCGSCSAEINGRPRLLCMTRMNTFAVDEVVTVTPLRTFPVIRDLVTDVSFNYTKAREIPSFTPPEGLEPGEYRMQQIDVERSQEFRKCIECYLCQNTCHVVRDHEENKEAFAGPRYLMRVAELDMHPLDAHGNRAAEAQEEHGLGFCNITKCCTEVCPEHIKITDNALIPMKERAVDRKYDPLVWLGDKIFRRKDS
- a CDS encoding succinate dehydrogenase/fumarate reductase iron-sulfur subunit: MKLTLKVWRQRDSVDKGRLSTYEVDADEDMSFLEMLDVLNERLILSGDEPVAFDHDCREGICGACSMVIDGQPHGPQRATTTCQLHMRHYNDGDTIVVEPFRSGSFPVIKDLIVDRGAFDKIIQAGGYVSVNTGSAPEANANAVPKAHADRSFAAANCIGCGACVAACPNGSASLFLGAKLTHLGELPQGQPERYDRVVNMVEMHEDAGFGGCTNTGACAVACPKEIPLDVISQLNRDYLGATVGGRRK
- the gdhA gene encoding NADP-specific glutamate dehydrogenase, giving the protein MHATLESIHQRVLDRNPGESEFHQAVREVLESIGPAVDKHPEYAQARIVERICEPERQIIFRVPWEDDDGDIHINRGFRVEFNSALGPFKGGLRFHPTVLLGTVKFLGFEQIFKNALTGLPIGGAKGGSDFDPRGRSDREVMRFCQSFMTELHRHLGEYTDVPAGDMGVGARELGFLFGQYKRITNRYESGVLTGKALSFGGAQVRREATGYGCTYFAQRALELRGDSLEGKDVVVSGSGNVAVYAVEKVHQLGGRVVAVSDSGGVVHDPKGIDLEVLKDLKEVRRERISGYTDRIGHAEFSSTRSIWDVPCQVALPSATQNELDADGARALAKGGCLLVAEGANMPTTPDAVRVLREAGVVFAPGKAANAGGVAASALEMQQNASRDSWSFEYSEDRLREIMTDVHDRCHDTAAEYGCPGDYVAGANIAGYARVAEAMLALGLI
- a CDS encoding nicotinate phosphoribosyltransferase translates to MGYLDNLIINTDNYKHCHYPLYPPGTEYVSSYIESRGGAWPVTQFVGLQAYLRECLMRPVTLEDIDEAEFVVREQGMHFNRENWLGILNDHGGYLPVEIEAVPEGIVLPARNVLVQLINTDPKYFWATSFFETALLRAVWYPTTIGTVSWLSKMVIKEALARTSDNPQLLRNILHDYGARGVSSQQSAALGGLAHLVNFDQSDTVPGILAAKRFYNAGKVSNSGPNSEHAGFCAWGREHEADALRNMLQVFAPEGCALLLTDTYDHEHCVKKIIGVELREEVRNFPGLVGVRPDSGDIVQVTADTTEWLMESFGYETNSKGFKILPPFVRVVQGDGVNFHSLPQVYMELERRGLAADNAVFGMGGGLLQHWNRDTMNFGQKASAVRVNGEWRDIAKSPTGAGFKASKAGRLALKYENGTYTTVPKGSIPESENVLQPVFRDGKLLKKWDFTEVIANAERDVPEEYYIGHVGLMRTVSDETAVTAAIA
- a CDS encoding fumarate reductase/succinate dehydrogenase flavoprotein subunit, giving the protein MTDEQIERHEYDVVVIGAGGAGLRAAIEARLQGKRTAIISKSLFGKAHTVMAEGGCAASMGNANPNDNWSVHFRDTMRGGKFLNNWRMAELHATEAPDRVWELETYGALFDRTEDGKISQRNFGGHTYPRLAHVGDRTGLELIRTLQQKVVSLQQEDFAETGDYESRIRVFHECTITELFTTSPGPGVPDGRPAIAGCFGYFRNDGRFVRFDAPAIVLATGGVGKSYSVTSNSWEYTGDGHALALRAGATLINMEFLQFHPTGMVWPPSVRGLLVTESVRGDGGVLRNTDGKRFMFEYVPDVFKEQYATSEEEGDRWYTDPDNNRRPPELLPRDEVARAINSEVKAGRGTEHGGVFLDVSTRLKPEEILKRLPSMHHQFKELADVDITSEPMEVGPTCHYVMGGVEVEPDTAMSKVPGLFAAGEVAGGMHGSNRLGGNSLSDLLVFGRRAGLHAAQHADAGRPAVAEADVAAALERAMLPFSSAAEGGENPFVVQQELQKTMHELVGIIRKGEEMELALKKLEDIATRTRTVSVEGHRRFNPGWHLALDLRNMLLVALCTGKAALERQESRGGHTRDDFPVMDSDWRHLLLVCSALGEDGIELTRQEQIPMRPDLFDLFELDELKKYYTGDELGGHRAGAGAGSGSGEGQA
- a CDS encoding HAD family hydrolase — translated: MKRLHVFDMDGTLLRGAASVELSRHLGRFEAADRIEQEWGRGEIGSVTFWERMLPLWRDVSEDRIDAAFRSSAWLDGVPEVFADIRGRGEMVAVISQSPHFFVRRLTGWGAHRTYGSAVEPGAAVAEDGLLTLQHKVDITTGLLDELGLQERDCVAYGDSTSDLLLFDRLPNTVGVNCNDEVRARASVCFTGDDLRGAYALGRQLLERAATGSGP